The DNA segment CTCGTCTACAACCCTGGGCAACCGGATGAGCTGTCCTACCCATTGGGGGACGTGCCCATCACCATTGGCCGCGCGGACGACCAGGGCATCTGCATTCCCCACCGCAGCCTGTCGCGCCAGCACGCCCGCATCGAGTCCTCCGACGGGCGCTTCTTCGTCACCGACCTGCAGAGCAAGAACGGCACGTTCGTCAACGGCGTGCAGATCCGCCGCAAGGAGCTGCGCCCCGGCGACACGCTGACGCTGGGCGACCTCGTCTTCCTGCTCACCCACGAAGCACCACCGGCCGCACCCGCGGGCCCGCCCGGCTCGGCGTCCGGCGCGCCCGACGAACCCCGTCCCCAGCTCACGCGCGCGCTCACCCGCGTGCCGCTGAAGACGCTGGTGAAGGCGGTGTCCGGTTCGGAGAAGTCCGCGGTGGAGGCCCCCAGCACGGCCACGCGCGCCCGCGAGCGGATGCGCATCCTCCAGGAGGTGGCGAAGCTCTTGTCCGTCACGGACGACCTGGAGGCGCTGCCCGGGAGGGTGCTGGACCTGGCGTTTCAAATCCTCCACGTGGAGCGGGGCGTCATCCTGCTCATGGACGAGGGCACGGGGAAGCTGGAGCCGCGCGTGACGAAGACGGCCGAGGGCACGGCCGTGCGCGGACCCATCTACAGCCAGAACATCGTGGACTTCGTGCTGCGCCGGAGCGTGGCGGCGCTCTTCTCCGACGCGGTGAATGATCCGCGCCTGGGCGCTGCGGAGTCCGTCATCTTCAGCTCCATCCGCGCCTCCATGTGCGTGCCGCTCAAGCCCCGCGACGAGGTGCTGGGCGTGCTCTACGTGGACAACGTCTCCACGCCCAAGAGCTTCTCCGAGGACGACCTGGAGTTCCTCGTCGCGTTCGCGGGGCAGGCGGCGCTCGCGCTGGAGAACGCGAGGCTCTACCGCCGCATCGAGCAGGAGACGGTGCAGCGCATGCAGCTCATCATGGACGCGAAGCTGGCCTCGCTCGCGGCGCTGGTGGGCGGCATGGCGCACGAGCTGCGCAACCCGCTCAACTTCATCAGCAACTTCGCCGGCCTCTCCGTGGGCCTCACGGAGGACCTGGCCAGCGTGCTGGAGCCGCAGCGCGAACGGCTGACGGTGGGCTCCGCGAGCGACGTGGATGAAGCGCTCGCGTGCCTGCGCACCAACGTGCAGAAGATCAACGAGCACGGCCGCCGCGCGGACGCGCTCATCCAGAACATGCTCCAGCACGCGCGCCGCTCGCCCGGTCCGCGCGAGCAGGTGGAGCTGAACGCGCTGGTCGCGGAGAGCGTCGCGCTGGGGCAGGGCGGCATGCGGGGCGAACCCCTGACCGTCCGCCTGGAAGCCGAGTACGACCCGGCCGTGGGACGGCTGGAGCTGAGTCGCGCGGACGTGAGCCGCGTCATCATCAACGTCGTGGACAACGCGCTCTACGCCATGCGTCAGAAGCGCCAGACGCAGGGGGCCACGTACGTGCCGGTGCTCAAGGTTCGCACCCTCGCGCGTCAGGAGCAGGTGGAGGTCCGGCTGCGCGACAACGGGCCGGGCATCCCCGTGGAGAGTGCGGGAAGAATCTTCGACCCCTTCTTCACCACGAAGCCACCAGGGCAGGGGACGGGGCTGGGGCTGTCGCTCAGCCATGACATCATCGTGCAGGGCCATCAGGGCACGTTCCGCATGGAGTCGGTGCCGGGTGAGTTCACGGAGTTCGTCATCACCCTGCCCATGCGGGGGGGACGGTCATCAATGGAGCGAGGCTCGGGAACGCGATGAAGAACCCAATGGATCCCCAGCTGTTGGAAGCCTTCCAGGGCCGGTACGAACTCCTTTCGGAGCTGGGCGAGGGCGGCTTCGGCCGCGTCTACAAGGCCCGCCAGGTGACCACCGGCCAGAACGTGGCGGTGAAGCTCCTGCGCCTGACGGACGGCGCGACGCCAGAGTCCGTGGAGCGCCGCAGCGCGCGCTTCGAGCGCGAGATGAAGCTGTGCGCGCAGATGCACCACCCGAACATCGTGCGGCTCATCGATTCAGGCCGCGCGCAGGGCGGCGCCGTCTACTCCATCTTCGAGTTCGTGCCAGGGAAGAACCTGGCGCAGGTGCTCGCGGAGGAGGGCGTGTTGGATCCGGTGGAGACGCGCCACCTGATGCTCCAGTTGCTGGATGCGCTGGCGTGCGCGCACGCGCAGAACGTGGTGCACCGCGACCTGAAGCCCGCGAACATCATGGTCGTGCCCACCGGCGCCCGTCGCAACGCGCTGGTGCTGGACTTCGGCATCGGGTCGGTGACGGACGAACTGACGCGCACGGAAGCGCAGCCGCGCATCACGTCCACCAATGAATCGCTGGGCACGCCGTCGTACGCGGCGCCGGAGCAGCTTCGCGGGCAGGCGCCCACGCCGCGTTCGGACCTGTACGCGTGGGGACTGGTGTTCCTGGAGTGCCTCACCGGCCGCCGCATCTTCGAGGGCGCCACCGTCGCGGAGGTCATCTTCCAGCAGCTCTCCTCGGAGCCGGTGCCCATTCCGCCGGCCATCGCCGCGCACCCGCTGGGCAAGCTGCTCCAGCGCGTCACCTCGAAGGACCCGTCCCAGCGCACCGTGTCCGCGGAGGTGCTGCTGCGCCAGTTGGAGGCGGTGGACGTGTCCAACCTGCCGCGCCGGCCCTCGCCCGTGCGCATCCAGCCCGCGGCGCCCAACGCCGAAACGGCGACGGTGGAGCTGTCCAGCCGCACGCCCAACGCCATGTCCACGCGCTCGCGCCGGTGGGCGGAGGGCGAGCGCCGCCAGCTGACGGTGGTGTGCTGCACGCTGTCCGCCACGCAGACGACGCCGGGGCCGGTGGACATCGAGGAGTTGGATCACGTGCTGGGCGCCCAGCAGGAGGTCTGCATCGAGATCGCCCGGCGCTACAACGGCCACATCGCCAGCGCGTTGGGCGACATCGTCCTCTTCTATTTTGGCTATCCGGCGGCGCGGGAGGACGACGCGCGGCGAGCGGCGCAGGCGGCGCTGGACATGGTGGCGGAGGTGAAGCGGCGCGGCCGTGCCATCGAGGCCGAGCGCGGCACCCGGGTGGAGATCCGCGTGGGCCTGCACACGGGCCTGGTGGTGTCGCGTGAGCAGCGGGATCCCACGCTCTCCGGCCTGGGCTTCGTGGTGGGCACCACGCCGAAGCTGGCCTTCCGCCTGTCCACGTCCGCGCCTTCGGGCGCCATCCTCGTCACGGGTGACACGCAGCAACTGGTG comes from the Corallococcus exiguus genome and includes:
- a CDS encoding ATP-binding protein, with amino-acid sequence MLVYNPGQPDELSYPLGDVPITIGRADDQGICIPHRSLSRQHARIESSDGRFFVTDLQSKNGTFVNGVQIRRKELRPGDTLTLGDLVFLLTHEAPPAAPAGPPGSASGAPDEPRPQLTRALTRVPLKTLVKAVSGSEKSAVEAPSTATRARERMRILQEVAKLLSVTDDLEALPGRVLDLAFQILHVERGVILLMDEGTGKLEPRVTKTAEGTAVRGPIYSQNIVDFVLRRSVAALFSDAVNDPRLGAAESVIFSSIRASMCVPLKPRDEVLGVLYVDNVSTPKSFSEDDLEFLVAFAGQAALALENARLYRRIEQETVQRMQLIMDAKLASLAALVGGMAHELRNPLNFISNFAGLSVGLTEDLASVLEPQRERLTVGSASDVDEALACLRTNVQKINEHGRRADALIQNMLQHARRSPGPREQVELNALVAESVALGQGGMRGEPLTVRLEAEYDPAVGRLELSRADVSRVIINVVDNALYAMRQKRQTQGATYVPVLKVRTLARQEQVEVRLRDNGPGIPVESAGRIFDPFFTTKPPGQGTGLGLSLSHDIIVQGHQGTFRMESVPGEFTEFVITLPMRGGRSSMERGSGTR